The Ralstonia insidiosa region GGCAATTGCACCTCGACCTGCATGGTGCGCGTGGCCGTATCAATGGCGCCGGATGCGCGGGCGATGGTGCCGTGGAAGGTCTGTCCCGGCATTTCGGCCATCGTGACGGCCACGTCCTGGCCTACCTTCACCTGCTGCGAATACGCTTGCGGAACGTACAGGTAAATGCGCAGCGGGTCGGTCTGCGCCAGCGTGAACAGCTCGCGATTGGCACCCGCATTGCCGGCGTTGACCAGCGTGCCCACATCGACATTGCGCTTGGTGACAACACCTGCAAACGGTGCCACCACACGGCGGAAGCCTTGCAGCTCCTGCAGGCGGCGCACGTTGGCATCGGCGGCAGCCAGGTCGGCGTGCGCCTGGTTGGCGGTGCTGGTGCGCTCATCCAGTTCCTGTTGCGAGACGGCGTCTTTCTGGCGCAGGTTCTGCCAGCGCGTGAGCGACGTCTGCGCAAGTGCCAGACGCGCGGCCGCCTGGTTGCGCGCGGCCTGGGCCTGGTTCAGTTCCTGGTCCACTTCCGGCGTGTCGAGCAGGGCCAGCACTTCGCCCTTGTCGACATGCGCGCCGATGTCTTTGAACCAGCGCAGCACGTAGCCGTTGGTGCGCGCATAAATGGGCGATTCCACAAAGCCCTGCAGCGTGCCGGGCAGCGTCAGGTCGCGGCTGGTGTTGGCGGGTTTCGGTGCGGTGGTGTTGACGTAGCGGCTGGTTTGCGCGCTCACCTGCCGCTCCAGCGCGTGGGCGTTGTAGTAGCGGCTGACCAGCGTGCGCGCAGCGCCCAGTGCCAGCAGCACGCCCACAACAATCACGACCCAGCGTGCGCGTCGCATGGCGCGGCCGCGGTCTACGTGCTCGATCGGGTCAACGGTGACGACGTGATGCGGCGGGCCGTCCGCCAGATGACCCGAATGCGGCCCAGAATGCGTGCCGGATGATTGTTCAGACATGTCCTTCGCTTCCCCGCAAATCGTGACTACGCCGTGCGGCGCGCCGCTGCAATCTGTTGTGCACGCTGGCAAACACCACCGGAACAAAGAAGAGTGTCGATACGGTCGCAAACAGCAGACCGCCGATCACTGCGCGGCCCAGCGGCGCGTTCTGCTCCGCGCCTTCGCCCAGGCCCAACGCCATCGGCACCATGCCGATCATCATTGCCAACGCCGTCATCAGCACCGGGCGCAGGCGGGTGGCGCCGGCTTCCAGCGCGGCCTGCACGGGTGCGATGCCTTCGGCCAAGCGCTCGCGCGCAAACGAGATCAGCAGAATCGAGTTGGCCGTTGCCACCCCCATCGTCATGATCGCGCCCGTGAGCGACGGCACCGACAGCGTCGTACCTGTCACGAACAGCATCCACGCAATGCCCGCCAGCGCCGCCGGCAGGGCGGTCACGATGATGAGCGGATCGATCCACGACTGGAAGTTCACCACGATCAGCAGGTAGACCAGCACGATGGCCATCACCAGGCCCACGCCCAAGCCGACGAACGACGATTCCATCGTCCGCACCTGGCCGCGAATGGTCACCTGCGCGCCGCGCGGCAGCTTGGGGCGGATGTCGTCCACGGCTTTCTGGACTTCCTTGGCGACGGCTCCCAGGTCGCGCCCCTGCACGGAGGCGTACACGTCCACCACTGGCGTGATGTCGTAGTGCGAAACCACTTGCGGCTGCACCGATGGGCTCACCTGTACGAGGTTGCCCAGCAGTTGCGGGCCACCCGGCTGCGCAGCACCGCCACGCGCACCGGCCACCGGCGTGCGCAGCAACGCGTCGAGTGAATCCACGCGGTACTGCGGGCTCTGCACCGCTACCTGGTAGACCACACCGTTGATCGGGTTCAGCCAGAACGTGGGCGACGTCTGGAAGCTGGAGCTGAGCGACACCAGCAGGTTTTGCGCCACGTCGCGTCCTTCCAGGCCAACCTGCTGGATGCGGGTGCGGTCCATGTTCAGGGCCAGCGTGGGCTGGTCAAAACGCTGGTGCACGTGCGTATCCACTGCGCCCGGAATCTGCTTGATGCGGTTGGCCAGAATGCCGGCCAACTGCTGGTTGGTGGCCACATCGGCGCCCGAGAACTGCACGTCAATCGCCGAGGGCAAACCGAAGTTCAGGATCTGGCTGACGATGTCCGCCGGCTGGAAGGCAAACTCCACGCCCGGGAAGCGCTTGGGCAGCTCTTCGCGCAGGCGGCTGATATACACGGCACTGGGCTTGCGCTCGCCTTCGCGCAGGGCGATGAGGATTTCGCCATCCAGCGTGCCGATTGTGCCGGCGTTGCTGTACGACAGGTTGATGCCCGAGTTCGGCACGCCCAGGTTGTCGAGGATGGTGGTCAGCTCGTTCTTGGGAATGATCTCGCGGATGGTGGCTTCCACTTCATCCGCCAGGCGCGCGGTTTCTTCAATGCGCAGGCCGGACGGTGCACGCATGTGCAAGCGGATCTGCCCTGCATCCACATCGGGGAAGAAGTCGCGCCCCAGCACCAGATACAGCGCGCACGACGCCACGCAAAAGCCCAGGAACGACAGCGCGAACGCGCGGCGGCGCTCCAGCAGCCCACTGAGGATGGCCGCGTAGTTGCCGCGCATGTGCTCGAACTGCGCGTTGAACCCCTTGTAGATGCGACTGAAGGTGCTCGGCTTGGCGTCGGGTTTCTGCGTGTTTTGCGTGTGGCCGGCCATCATCATCATCACCAGCGTCGGCACCAGC contains the following coding sequences:
- a CDS encoding efflux RND transporter periplasmic adaptor subunit codes for the protein MSEQSSGTHSGPHSGHLADGPPHHVVTVDPIEHVDRGRAMRRARWVVIVVGVLLALGAARTLVSRYYNAHALERQVSAQTSRYVNTTAPKPANTSRDLTLPGTLQGFVESPIYARTNGYVLRWFKDIGAHVDKGEVLALLDTPEVDQELNQAQAARNQAAARLALAQTSLTRWQNLRQKDAVSQQELDERTSTANQAHADLAAADANVRRLQELQGFRRVVAPFAGVVTKRNVDVGTLVNAGNAGANRELFTLAQTDPLRIYLYVPQAYSQQVKVGQDVAVTMAEMPGQTFHGTIARASGAIDTATRTMQVEVQLPNKDGRLLPGAYVQVAVAGKAGATGDAPKSFIVPTNTLLFRKEGPRIAVAENGRVDLRAVNIGRDFGRTVEILSGLKSDDALILNPADSIEQGEAVTIVKPAPAASPTSSPAASAPRAS
- a CDS encoding efflux RND transporter permease subunit, with translation MWIVQLALRRPLTFIVLALLILLATPFTLMRTPTDIFPEIDIPVASIIWNYNGLPAKEMADRIVSVTERSLTTTVNDIEHIESQSLGGISIIKVFFQPNANIQTALAQIVASTQAQVRQLPPGTTPPLVIKYSASSIPILQLGLSSNTLSEQELNDTALNFLRPRLITVPGIAVPFPYGGKSRQITVDLDTQKLLAQGLTPVDIVNAVGAQNLILPAGTQKIDATEYGVTLNGTPGSIAALNAIPVKTSNGATLYLGDVANVRDGFSPQTNVVRQDGQRGVLLSVLKNGGASTLDIVNNIYKLLPAAEAALPQDLKITPLFDQSLFVKAAIEGVIREALIAACLTAAMILLFLGNWRSTVIIAISIPLSILTSIIVLHLIGETINLMTLGGLALAVGILVDDATVTIENIERHLHEGKDPITAILDGAAEIAVPAFVSTICICIVFVPMFFLTGVARYLFVPMAEAVIFAMLASYVLSRTLVPTLVMMMMAGHTQNTQKPDAKPSTFSRIYKGFNAQFEHMRGNYAAILSGLLERRRAFALSFLGFCVASCALYLVLGRDFFPDVDAGQIRLHMRAPSGLRIEETARLADEVEATIREIIPKNELTTILDNLGVPNSGINLSYSNAGTIGTLDGEILIALREGERKPSAVYISRLREELPKRFPGVEFAFQPADIVSQILNFGLPSAIDVQFSGADVATNQQLAGILANRIKQIPGAVDTHVHQRFDQPTLALNMDRTRIQQVGLEGRDVAQNLLVSLSSSFQTSPTFWLNPINGVVYQVAVQSPQYRVDSLDALLRTPVAGARGGAAQPGGPQLLGNLVQVSPSVQPQVVSHYDITPVVDVYASVQGRDLGAVAKEVQKAVDDIRPKLPRGAQVTIRGQVRTMESSFVGLGVGLVMAIVLVYLLIVVNFQSWIDPLIIVTALPAALAGIAWMLFVTGTTLSVPSLTGAIMTMGVATANSILLISFARERLAEGIAPVQAALEAGATRLRPVLMTALAMMIGMVPMALGLGEGAEQNAPLGRAVIGGLLFATVSTLFFVPVVFASVHNRLQRRAARRSHDLRGSEGHV